Proteins from a genomic interval of Polaribacter sejongensis:
- the uvrA gene encoding excinuclease ABC subunit UvrA: protein MKDQEYIEVYGARVHNLKNIDVKIPREKLVVITGLSGSGKSSLAFDTIYAEGQRRYIETFSAYARQFLGGLERPDVDKIDGLSPVISIEQKTTNKSPRSTVGTITEIYDFLRLLFARAADAYSYNTGEKMVSYSDEQIRQLILTDFSDKKIAVLAPLVKSRKGHYRELFEQISKQGFLRVRVDGEIKEIEKGMRLDRYKTHDIEVVIDRLLINESAEKRLEETIKTALYSGNNIMMVIDIDDNEPRYFSRELMCPTSGIAYPNPEPNTFSFNSPKGACDKCSGLGITNEINLEKVIPDNSISIQKGGITPLGEQKSSWIFKQIENIAERYQFKLTDPIKSIPKEALDVILNGGNESFEIESKAAGVTRNYKIDFEGIISFIENQYDSAESTTIKRWAKGFMDEVSCSTCGGKRLKKEALHFKIIDKNISDLAQMDATELAKWFKNIEKSLSKKQLIIAAEILKEIRTRIQFLLDVGLDYLTLDRTSKSLSGGEAQRIRLATQIGSQLVGVLYILDEPSIGLHQRDNQKLIDSLVKLRDIGNSVLVVEHDKDMMEHADFVFDIGPGAGRHGGEIVSSGTFEDLKKQNTLTADYITGRKEIAVPKKRREGNGKFIKLKGATGNNLKNVSVEFPLGKMICVTGVSGSGKSTLINETLYPILNAHIYRGVKKPMPYKKIEGLEHVDKVIDIDQSPIGRTPRSNPATYTGTFGEIRSLFAKTPEAAIRGYKPGRFSFNVKGGRCETCQGGGVRVIEMNFLPDVQVECETCQGKRFNRETLEIRYKGKSISDVLNMTIEDATDFFELIPKIHRKLKTIKDVGLGYITLGQQSTTLSGGEAQRIKLASELSKRDTGNTFYILDEPTTGLHFEDIRVLMDVLNKLANKGNTVLIIEHNLDVVKLADYIIDVGMEGGKKGGKILCTGTPEEVAEHKTSYTAKFLKKELN, encoded by the coding sequence TTGAAAGACCAAGAATATATAGAAGTATACGGAGCAAGAGTCCATAACTTAAAAAATATTGATGTAAAAATCCCTCGTGAAAAACTAGTTGTAATAACTGGTTTAAGCGGAAGTGGAAAATCTTCTTTAGCTTTTGACACTATTTATGCAGAAGGACAAAGGCGATATATTGAAACTTTTTCGGCGTATGCACGTCAGTTTTTAGGTGGATTAGAAAGACCAGATGTTGATAAAATTGATGGACTTTCACCAGTAATATCCATAGAGCAGAAAACTACTAATAAAAGTCCGCGTTCTACGGTTGGTACTATTACCGAAATTTACGATTTTTTAAGACTATTATTTGCAAGAGCAGCAGATGCGTACTCTTATAATACTGGAGAAAAAATGGTAAGTTATTCTGATGAACAAATTAGACAACTTATTTTAACCGATTTTTCTGATAAAAAAATTGCTGTTTTAGCACCTTTAGTAAAATCTAGAAAAGGACATTATAGAGAACTTTTTGAACAAATTTCTAAACAAGGTTTTTTACGTGTTCGGGTTGATGGAGAAATTAAAGAAATAGAAAAAGGAATGCGTTTAGACCGATATAAAACGCATGATATTGAGGTTGTAATAGATAGACTTCTGATTAATGAATCTGCAGAAAAACGCTTAGAAGAAACTATAAAAACAGCTTTATACTCTGGGAATAACATTATGATGGTTATTGACATTGATGACAATGAACCTCGTTATTTTAGTAGAGAATTAATGTGCCCAACATCGGGAATTGCATATCCAAATCCGGAGCCTAATACTTTTTCTTTTAATTCCCCAAAAGGCGCATGTGATAAATGTAGTGGATTAGGAATTACCAATGAAATTAACTTAGAAAAAGTAATTCCAGATAACTCTATATCTATACAAAAAGGAGGAATTACTCCACTTGGAGAACAAAAAAGTAGCTGGATTTTTAAACAAATAGAAAATATTGCTGAACGTTATCAATTCAAATTAACAGACCCTATAAAAAGTATTCCAAAAGAAGCATTGGACGTAATTTTAAATGGAGGAAACGAATCTTTTGAAATTGAGTCTAAAGCAGCCGGAGTTACTAGAAATTACAAAATAGATTTTGAAGGAATTATTTCTTTTATAGAAAACCAATATGACAGCGCCGAAAGCACGACAATAAAACGTTGGGCAAAAGGTTTTATGGATGAAGTTTCTTGCTCTACCTGCGGTGGAAAAAGGTTAAAAAAAGAAGCGCTTCATTTTAAAATTATTGATAAAAACATTAGCGACTTAGCACAAATGGATGCTACTGAACTTGCAAAATGGTTTAAAAACATTGAGAAAAGTTTATCAAAAAAACAACTAATTATTGCTGCTGAAATTTTAAAAGAAATTAGAACTAGAATTCAGTTTTTATTAGATGTTGGTTTAGATTACTTAACCTTAGACAGAACTTCTAAATCACTTTCTGGTGGAGAAGCACAAAGAATTCGTTTGGCAACTCAAATTGGATCTCAATTAGTTGGAGTTCTTTATATTTTAGATGAACCGAGTATTGGATTGCATCAACGAGACAATCAGAAATTAATTGACTCTTTAGTAAAATTACGAGATATAGGTAATTCTGTTTTAGTTGTAGAGCACGATAAAGACATGATGGAACATGCAGATTTTGTGTTCGATATTGGTCCTGGAGCAGGAAGACATGGTGGTGAAATAGTAAGCTCGGGAACTTTTGAAGATTTAAAAAAGCAAAATACACTTACGGCAGATTATATAACAGGCAGAAAAGAAATTGCGGTTCCAAAAAAACGTAGAGAAGGAAATGGAAAATTCATCAAACTAAAAGGAGCAACTGGTAACAATTTAAAAAATGTTTCTGTTGAATTTCCGCTCGGAAAAATGATATGTGTAACTGGAGTTTCTGGAAGTGGAAAATCAACTTTAATAAATGAAACCTTATACCCTATTTTAAACGCTCATATATATAGAGGTGTCAAAAAACCGATGCCTTACAAAAAAATTGAAGGTCTAGAGCATGTAGATAAAGTAATAGACATCGATCAATCTCCTATTGGTAGAACTCCACGTTCTAACCCTGCAACCTATACAGGTACTTTTGGTGAAATTAGAAGTTTATTTGCAAAAACACCAGAAGCTGCAATTCGTGGTTACAAACCGGGGCGTTTTTCTTTTAATGTAAAAGGTGGACGTTGTGAAACTTGCCAAGGTGGTGGAGTTCGTGTAATTGAAATGAACTTTTTGCCAGACGTACAAGTAGAATGCGAAACTTGCCAAGGAAAAAGATTCAACAGAGAAACTTTAGAGATTAGATACAAAGGAAAATCTATTTCGGATGTTTTAAATATGACGATTGAAGACGCTACAGATTTCTTTGAACTAATTCCAAAAATACACAGAAAATTAAAAACCATAAAAGATGTTGGTCTTGGATACATAACACTTGGGCAACAATCTACCACACTTTCTGGAGGTGAGGCTCAACGAATTAAATTAGCATCAGAATTATCTAAAAGAGATACCGGAAACACTTTTTATATTTTAGATGAACCAACAACCGGACTTCATTTTGAAGATATTAGGGTTTTAATGGACGTTTTAAACAAACTTGCCAATAAAGGAAATACAGTACTAATTATAGAGCACAATTTAGATGTTGTAAAACTAGCTGATTACATTATTGATGTTGGTATGGAAGGCGGAAAAAAAGGAGGAAAAATACTTTGTACCGGAACTCCGGAAGAAGTTGCTGAACACAAAACGAGTTATACTGCTAAATTTTTGAAAAAGGAATTGAATTAA
- a CDS encoding SDR family oxidoreductase produces the protein MVKVVITGSNGLLGQSLLNLLLKEKENYQVFGFSRGDNRSGRNDFSYVSIDITEEEKLKKALLELQPDFIINTAAMTQVDDCENQKAACDLLNVTVVKWLAEISEDLNAHLIHISTDFIFDGIKGNYKETDIANPLSYYGSSKLKSEELLLESSINYTILRTILVYGKVFDMSRSNIVLWVREMLEKGKEITIVDDQFRTPTYVEDLALACKVSMDKKATGIFNISSNELLSVYEIAQQIAVAFNLDKNLIKPISTSTLNQTAPRPAKTGFDLSKTNKELEFYPKSFKEDLQRFKEILI, from the coding sequence ATGGTTAAAGTTGTAATTACAGGGAGTAACGGGTTGTTAGGTCAATCTTTATTAAATTTATTACTTAAAGAAAAAGAAAATTACCAAGTTTTTGGATTTTCAAGAGGAGATAATAGAAGTGGAAGAAATGATTTTTCTTATGTTTCTATTGATATTACTGAAGAAGAAAAACTTAAAAAAGCATTATTAGAGCTTCAGCCAGATTTTATTATCAATACCGCAGCAATGACGCAAGTAGATGACTGTGAAAACCAAAAAGCAGCATGCGATTTGTTAAATGTAACGGTTGTAAAATGGTTGGCAGAAATATCAGAAGACCTAAATGCTCATTTAATTCATATTTCTACGGATTTTATTTTTGATGGAATAAAAGGAAACTATAAAGAAACTGATATTGCAAATCCATTAAGTTATTATGGATCTTCGAAATTAAAATCTGAAGAACTTTTATTAGAATCAAGTATCAATTACACCATATTAAGAACTATTTTGGTTTACGGTAAAGTGTTTGATATGAGTCGAAGTAATATTGTACTATGGGTTAGAGAGATGTTAGAAAAGGGTAAAGAAATTACTATTGTAGACGATCAATTTAGAACACCAACTTATGTAGAGGATTTAGCCTTAGCTTGTAAGGTCTCTATGGATAAAAAAGCAACAGGTATTTTTAATATCTCATCAAATGAATTATTAAGTGTTTATGAAATTGCACAACAAATAGCAGTTGCTTTTAATTTAGATAAAAACTTAATTAAACCGATATCTACATCCACTTTAAATCAGACAGCACCAAGACCTGCAAAAACTGGTTTTGATTTATCAAAAACAAATAAAGAATTAGAATTTTATCCAAAATCCTTTAAAGAAGATTTGCAAAGATTTAAAGAAATCTTAATATAA
- a CDS encoding PspC domain-containing protein — MIDNIRHFFERNGFHVSSRLADRIGMRALNVRLFFIYVTFFTVGLSFGFYLTLAFLFKLKDTVYTKRSSVFDL; from the coding sequence ATGATAGATAATATTCGACATTTTTTTGAAAGAAATGGATTTCATGTTTCGTCAAGATTAGCAGACAGAATAGGGATGAGAGCATTAAATGTGCGTTTGTTTTTTATTTATGTTACTTTCTTTACGGTAGGTTTGTCTTTTGGTTTTTACTTAACATTAGCATTTTTATTTAAGCTAAAAGATACGGTGTACACTAAAAGAAGTTCTGTCTTTGATCTATAA
- a CDS encoding potassium channel family protein, giving the protein MKIAVLESKINKTLFLVIAIISLGTIGYMVLSNYSFIDALYMTVITVTTVGFGELRPFSPEEKVFTIFLILTSITIFGYAVSAFSEYLVSGRLFEHFKHRKVEKKIASLKGHTIVCGYGRNGKQAILKLKNYNKDFVVVEKSKERIEILDAAGVLNISGDATLDETLLRAGIEKASYLITALPSDANNLFVVLTVSQLNKECKVISRASNESSYSKLKIAGASNVIMPDKLGGDHMASLVTTPDVIEFVDRLTIEGETTANLEEIAVDDLPEKYINKTLLDLDLRKKTGCTVIGFIDPNKEYIINPEADCLLIKGSHLIVLGRPNQIIKLRELF; this is encoded by the coding sequence ATGAAGATAGCTGTATTAGAATCTAAAATTAATAAAACTTTATTTTTAGTTATTGCTATAATTTCTTTAGGGACCATTGGGTATATGGTGCTTTCTAATTACTCTTTTATAGATGCATTGTATATGACGGTTATTACCGTTACTACTGTTGGTTTTGGAGAGTTGAGACCATTTTCTCCAGAAGAAAAAGTTTTTACAATATTTTTAATTTTAACCAGTATTACTATTTTTGGATACGCTGTTTCAGCTTTTTCAGAATATTTAGTTAGTGGAAGATTATTTGAACATTTTAAGCATAGAAAAGTGGAAAAGAAAATAGCAAGTTTAAAAGGACATACCATTGTTTGTGGATATGGAAGAAATGGAAAACAAGCAATTTTAAAATTAAAAAATTATAATAAAGACTTTGTAGTTGTTGAAAAAAGTAAAGAACGAATAGAAATTTTAGATGCAGCAGGAGTTTTAAATATAAGTGGAGACGCAACTCTAGATGAAACATTATTAAGAGCAGGCATAGAAAAAGCTTCCTATTTAATTACTGCTTTACCTTCGGATGCTAATAATCTGTTTGTAGTTTTAACGGTTAGTCAATTAAATAAAGAGTGCAAAGTAATAAGTAGGGCTTCTAACGAGTCTTCTTATAGTAAGCTAAAAATTGCAGGCGCAAGCAATGTAATTATGCCAGATAAATTAGGAGGAGACCACATGGCTTCTTTGGTTACTACTCCAGATGTTATTGAGTTTGTAGACAGGTTAACTATAGAAGGAGAAACTACTGCCAATTTAGAGGAAATAGCTGTAGATGATTTACCAGAAAAATATATAAATAAAACCTTGTTAGATTTAGATTTAAGAAAAAAAACGGGATGTACTGTTATTGGTTTTATAGATCCTAATAAAGAATACATTATAAACCCGGAAGCAGACTGTTTACTTATTAAAGGGTCTCATCTAATAGTCTTGGGGAGACCAAATCAAATAATTAAATTAAGAGAGTTGTTTTAG